GTGGCGTATTGCGTGCTGTCCAAGTGGCCGCGTCGCACGTAAGGACTGATTACCAGTCCGAGCGTCCGGTGGGCGTCGACGTGGTCGGGCCCGTTCTGCGCGTCGTCTTCAATAACGAAAATCGCGATCTGGGGCCAATACTTGCTATTGCTCACCGCTTCGACCAGCCGGCCCAAGGCCAGATCGTTCGAGGCCACGCACGCTTGCGGCGTCGGCGCGCCGACCTTGGTTCCTTCGGTGTGATCCTCGCCCAGGCTCATCACGATGAAGTTCGGTAGGTTGCCGTTCTTTTCGTACTCGTGGAACTCTTCCAAGAATGTCGCCACCCGATCGGTGTCGCGAACCTTCTGGCCTTTGGCCTTGGGCAGCCCGTACGTCGGGCAGGTATGACCGATCAGGCCCGGCACGCGACCTTCGATGCGGAACGTCCCGTCCGGCTGGCTGACCCGGCCGCCATATTCGCCGTAGCTGCGGTACGTCTTGCCGTGCCGCCCACAGGCGTCCCAGATGTAGCCGCTGGGCGCGTTGGTGAGATCGCCGTCGTCGTCATCGTCGATGCCCGTGCGCTTCGAATAAGTCAAACACCAGTTGCGAGCAATGTAATCGGTGTTATAGGCCATCGTGCTCCAGGGATGTCCGTCGGCCGAGACATGCCCGTTGCAGTACAAGTTGTCGAGCAGCACGAACTCCTCGGCCAGCTTGTGATGATTCGGCGTCACTTGCCGGCCGAACATCAACAAGCTCTCGTCCCCGTTTCCGCGCGGCATGTCGCCGAACACCTGGTCGTAGGTGCGGTTTTCCTTGATGATGTAGATCACGTGTTTGATCGGCGACGGCGCACCCACCTTGGTCGGAATGGCCGTCTTGCGCTGATACGGCGTGCCGGCGATCAGCTTGTCGGAATAAGGACAATTCTGGTACACGCGATCGGTCAGCTTCTGCAAGTCGTCGTCATCGTCGGGCAACTCGATGACCGACAGCGCGCCGTTCAGGGTCGTGCCAATGTGCGGGAACGGCACCTTGCGATAGCCATCGGGGCCGCGTTCTTTCAACTCGGCCATCTTTTCCGCGCTGGGCTTGTTCGACGCGGTGTGGGTTCCTTTGCCGACACCGACCAGCAATCGCTTACCGTCGGGTGTTGCCGCCACCGAGGTCGGATACCAGCCGGTCGGAATGAACCCGGCCACGGCGCTGCGGCGGGGCTTTTCAATGTCGACCACCGCAATGCAGTTGTTGTCGGCATTGGCCACGTACAAGGTCTCGCCATCGGGCGAAACGCACAGCGCGTCGGGCGTACACCCCTCGGGCGATTTGGGGAACAGGGCGGTACTGATGACTTCTTGCACCACACCCGTCGATGTGTCGATGACCGAAACCTGATTGCTCGACGCACACGCGACGAACAGCCGGTTGTCAGTCGGGTGCAGTGCCAACTGGTTGGGATGATCGCCGACCGGGATCTTGGCAATCGTCCGCAGCGACTCAGCGTCAACCACTAGCACTCGCCGATCGGCCCAATCGGAGACGTAGAGCAAGCCATTGCGGGCGCGCACCACGTCGTAGGCCCGCGATCCGCAGGGGGCGCTGCGCAGCACACGACCATCGAGCGAGACGGCCGACAGCACGCTCCCCCCTTCGTCAGTCTTGTTAGCATCCCCCCAGGCGAACGACTTGTTGCCCCCTTTGCGAAAGATAGTCAGCGTGTAAATCGTCTTGGCCGGCGCGTCGAGATACAGGCCCGACGTGAACCCTTGAGCAATCGCCACCGGCGCGTCGGCCTTGGCGTCGGCGACAAGTTGCTGGGTGCCCGGGCCGCCGACCGGTTCGAGCCGTTGATCGTTCAGCCGGAAGCGATGGTAACTGCCAGCGCCGCCGCCCGACCACCACAGGTTGCCGCTCTGGGCGTCAAGCGCCAGGCCGAACCAGGTTTCGCGTGCTTCGACCTGGCTGAGCTTCTCGCCCGACGCCAGATCGACCAACGTCAACTGGTGCGAGTTGTAGCCGTTGGTTGCCACCAGCGCGCGGCGATTGTCGGACAAAGGAATGATGTTCAGCGGCAGATCGGCGAGCGTCGTATGCCGCCCCACTGGCATCAATCGCCACCCATTGGGCAACAAGACGCCGTGCCCATCGTCACCAGGAACCTTGGGCGTCTGCCCGGCGGCCGGCGCTTGGGCCACATCTGGCGCCGCGGGGGCCGGAGCGACAGCCTGCTGGGCGTGAACCACGCCGATGACGATCAGGTTAACGACCAGCGATATTGACCAGGTTCCCACATTCGACCGGCGCATGCGATGACTCCATAAAGGGGCGGGCGTGAACGCCTTGGTTTTAGCCCCTTGCTGGCTCACCGGCTAGCTATTCCGGTTAGCCGATGGCGAGGACGTGTTTTTCATTTGCCTGCCTGCGAGCAACCACATCGGAGTTCCGGTCGTGCGGGGCGTGCCGATTGGCGCGCTGGGCGGCCGCTGCGGCGGTCGGTTGTCGTTGCGTTACGGCATCATCCCCGCACCCGGTGCGGCGAGCGCCGGGCGTGTCGTCTGGTGGTTTGCCGACATCCCAGACGCGACCTAGGTTTCAGGGTGGAGATTCCGGCCCCCGGTGTCAGGGGGCGCGGACCATCAATGCGCCGGAGAACCAGCATGTCTGCTGAACTGCTGTTTGATCAATCGCTCGACGTTTCGCCGACGTTCGTGGGGTCGACACCCGCTTCCCTGGCCGCGCGCATTGCGGCTCACGCTCTGGCCACGCCGAACCGAGTGGCGCTCACCGACGAGCATGGCGAGCTGACCTTCGCTCAACTGGAACAACGGTCGAACCAGTGGGCTTGGCGTTTGATCGAGGAAGGGGTCAAGACCGACGGCTGTGTCAGCTTGCTGTTCGATCGCTCGATCGACTTTGTCGTGGCGGCACTGGCCGTCATGAAGAGCGGGGCGGCTTACCTGCCGATGGACTCGGCCGTGCCGACCGATCGGGCCATGACCATGTTGAATGACGCCGGCGCGACGATCGTCTTGACCCACCGCCGCAAGACGTCGGCCTGGTCCGCCGGCGGGTGGTGCGTGCTGGAAGTCGAACACCTGGCCGACGCGCCAAGCGTGCCGGTGCAAATGACGCCGGCTGCCGACAGCCTGGCTTACATCGTCTACACCTCGGGTTCGACGGGCGTGCCGAAGGGAGTCGAGATCACCCAT
The window above is part of the Planctomycetota bacterium genome. Proteins encoded here:
- a CDS encoding beta-propeller fold lactonase family protein codes for the protein MRRSNVGTWSISLVVNLIVIGVVHAQQAVAPAPAAPDVAQAPAAGQTPKVPGDDGHGVLLPNGWRLMPVGRHTTLADLPLNIIPLSDNRRALVATNGYNSHQLTLVDLASGEKLSQVEARETWFGLALDAQSGNLWWSGGGAGSYHRFRLNDQRLEPVGGPGTQQLVADAKADAPVAIAQGFTSGLYLDAPAKTIYTLTIFRKGGNKSFAWGDANKTDEGGSVLSAVSLDGRVLRSAPCGSRAYDVVRARNGLLYVSDWADRRVLVVDAESLRTIAKIPVGDHPNQLALHPTDNRLFVACASSNQVSVIDTSTGVVQEVISTALFPKSPEGCTPDALCVSPDGETLYVANADNNCIAVVDIEKPRRSAVAGFIPTGWYPTSVAATPDGKRLLVGVGKGTHTASNKPSAEKMAELKERGPDGYRKVPFPHIGTTLNGALSVIELPDDDDDLQKLTDRVYQNCPYSDKLIAGTPYQRKTAIPTKVGAPSPIKHVIYIIKENRTYDQVFGDMPRGNGDESLLMFGRQVTPNHHKLAEEFVLLDNLYCNGHVSADGHPWSTMAYNTDYIARNWCLTYSKRTGIDDDDDGDLTNAPSGYIWDACGRHGKTYRSYGEYGGRVSQPDGTFRIEGRVPGLIGHTCPTYGLPKAKGQKVRDTDRVATFLEEFHEYEKNGNLPNFIVMSLGEDHTEGTKVGAPTPQACVASNDLALGRLVEAVSNSKYWPQIAIFVIEDDAQNGPDHVDAHRTLGLVISPYVRRGHLDSTQYATVSMLRTMELILGLPPLSQFDAAATPMFESFDATPDLKPYEHLPAQIDLSVVNTVASYGAKRSELMDFTEYDRVDDFELNEILWRAVKGVDAPLPPAVRQAIAYRGELRE